The Mytilus edulis chromosome 5, xbMytEdul2.2, whole genome shotgun sequence genomic interval aaatgtataccgACCCTAAAAAGCAGATGCAGATTAAATTGccatttttatgaatttactgtttgcaaaggtATATATTATTGgcaatactaaggattttcttataccaggcatggattaccttagtcgtatttgacACATAAATCATAGGAAGGCTATAATGACATTGAATTGTACACATATGGTTTCCATATGTATAAGTATATAAGTATCCCAAAAGTGAATGAATATTAGTGTATTACTCCCGGATATATACATTATTCTTATCACAGAGGGTGTTATGTATTTCTGTCTCCAccatgtggtaatttttatatatcaaagaatAATTCTCTATCAGAAAGCAAGGTCGAGCTTATTGTTATCGAAGAAAAACATGTAAGTTCGAACCCTTCATATCACATACGCCTTAGACAGGTATAAACAGTAAGTAAGCTTAAGATTAGAACTGTTGATAAATTAATTGTTGCTGACTTTAAaggttataattttttttaacttcagttGAATTTGAATTCTTGAAACataacaaagaaatacaaaaccgaagaaataaattgataaatatccATATTATATAGTACATTGAACGAACACATGTGCAATCTGTGCAACATGTGTTACCTGGATATAATTGAGACCTAAATAGACTGTAGGCACTTTATGCacaaattatatatcaaaatatgattCCCCTGGAAACATAAAAAGtatgaaatgaaattcatcaaTTGCGTTGGAATGAAAACCAAAGTAGGGCATATACTGAACGACCAAATATCGTCCAAGGAAAATCCCATAAGGGAGCTTTAACTTTTATCATTGTACCAatcctgatatatatatatatgctgattttatttatatactttatcaGTCGGAAACGTCACTCTCAATGCATCGCTTTTACAATGGCAGTACCATGTCATTGATTATTAGGTATATTTCCACCGTTTGTACTATTCCCGACCGAGTTGTAATTGATAATATCAGGTAACATGGATAAAGAATGTTATTGAACATATTGCTTATCTTTAAAAGAGTTTGATTCTGAGTTAAGCATTTTATCTGACTAATAGtgtgttaaaaatttaaatgcaaattaACACACTGAGATTTATATGTTAGTCAAAGAAGTTGTTCATGCAATTTGTATTAAATaatcaatgaaaatgaaatgtGTAATTGTAAGATAAAAACACTCCATTTAGTGTAACTTTTTTCCAGGGTAATTCCTATAGTGCTCGTCATAAAAATAGGTTGCTGGGTAGCTGTTTGTTATAGATGTTCAAAGAGATCTGAGCGAACCACAATAATTCAACGAACAGTGGTAAGTTAGTGTCACGATGAATCATCtgaaataacatttgttttagtTTAAAACGAAATGTGCCCCTCAGAAAAGAAACTACAACTCATGTTTCATGCACAATAAAAACCCTCATTGTGAATATTTACTTTTGCGAAATTGTCCTGAAACATTTGAATGTGTTGATAAATGTGTAATATGTTTTTCATCAAATAGCTTATCAAATTTTTAAAGCTATCTTAGGTTATATAAGTTGTCTTTAGATGGATTTGACTTTAATTTTTAACCGAAGTCCTTAATTCTCGCACCTTGCACGTTTCTGGTGCGCTCGGCTGATACCTTAATTAATTAGGATCATCTGTTTTCCTCCCGAAGGTCGATGGTTCTGTCTGGCACTCCGACTTCCTCCTTCAATAAATAGTGATAACCAGGATTGCAACTTTGTATTCGCGCCAAACGagcgttccgtctacaaaagactcgtcattGACTCTCAGAAGTGGCGTTTAACACAAAACAATAAATTCATTAACTTTTATTATAATACGAAACTAATTAGAAATTCAAACGATTCAGTAAAATGAGATACAATATTAAGTATAAACAGCTTAAACTATATATATGGAAATACAGATCTATTaacatatgtaaaacaaatatatagtaaTGCATTTTCGATTTCTTTTCAATCTATCGAGTTCTTatgcatgtatttttatatatatcttttctgTTCAAAACACTAGGTATCATATGTACTCATCTAAACTCATTTTACAATGCAAATGATTTAAAGTAAACACTAAAATTGTTGATAAATCTCGATATtgcttatataaaattgagaatggaaattgggaatgtgtcaaaaagacaacaagaggaccatagaacagacaacaccAATAGATCTTTAATGCATGCGAGAAACTTTcgcacccggatgcgtccttcagctggcccctaaaaaactatgtataccagttcagtgataatggacgtcatactatactccgaattatacacaagaaactaaaataaaaatcatacaagactaacaaaggccagaggctcttgatcTGACTTACGGTGGggttaacatgttttttttaggtCCCAATTCTCCCcctataactctagccaatgtaaaaattcaatgcataacaatacgcacagtaaaattcagttcaagagaagtccgagtccgatgtcagaagatgtaacaaaagaaaataaacaaaattacaataatacataaataacaacagactactagcagttactgacatgccagctccatacctcaattaaactgattgaaagattttatcttcatcatatgaatatcaggcacaatcccgcccgttaggggtttagtatcataccatcataacacaTATGAGAAGAACCTAACCCGTGTTATGCCAGCAACTcgtttttaaatatacatgtttaattccgatgcaaagaccctataagtgaatcaatattaaagccaacatatgcaatctttaataatctgacaacagtatcgtaactatatcccttcttaataagtctgtttaaaggttttttaGCTTCTGAGGGgaatactgacatgtttgtgctttgtaatGAATATTACCATACAAGattagatgtgaaatacctgaacgtataagatgtatgcatgttgagttatttttttgaatgatgtccttgtaccgatgatacaatttagtaaaaagttatcaaaggtaccaggataataatttaatacgccagacgcgcgtttcgtctacgtaagactcatcagtgacgctcagatcaaaatagttataaagccaaacaagtacaaagttgtgtaaatgtggtaaatgttttgactagtttgttatttcgaaaaccctggtgtaataatttttcagtaatacataaatttttctcgctaaaatctaaaaccttgttacatacacaagcgaatcgtacaagttaagatataaaaacaccgtaagatggtgacaagggaacgtcaccatctaaaaatggataattaacgatagaaaatgaaaaaccatctcttttatcataaatttttgtatcatGCTTTCCGTTATTGATATAGGAAAGgccagtggtcattgttagtattagctttatttaaagtaagttcaacaggattaatttttttagtatacatactgaagtcctattgagagccaatatatcatccaaatatctaaaagtattattatatttttgtatcagatgttgtttcgatgggtccaaagcgaacaaaaatgttatctagtaaaaatgcaagggcatatatagtatcaaagccaATTCACacagttcttttgtttattgctattaaaaaatgacataaaagagtttgaacatatgtattcgCTTTCTGACTATATGTCTGTCAGTTTACAATAACAATAAGACCATACTTAATCCGTATTCATTTCAAAAGCGGCGAAAAGGTCAACACCTAATTAAGACCTCTTTTCATACATATCTAATTTTATTAGATTCAAGGGCCTGTTGAAAATGGTATTACTGGTATAGAAAACCCTGGATATTTGCGGCAGCCTCCAGCTTATACCGATGCAACCGGATTAAACCCAAGACAAGCATCGGTACCACCATCATACGAGCAAATGACAAAAGGACAGTGCTTTGCAGAAGATTGTAATCAGGGTGCATCGCGTTATTAGTGTATTTAAGTTTGATGAATACGAATGCAATTGCTTGTGAATACTTACCATTCACctttatttaaatgatattaCTTTTAGCTAATATATTGTTATAATGGACAAATAATAATTGTAGTTTATATTCAATAGTAATGAAACAAAGTAGAAAGAATCTACATGTAATatcttaatatataaatatacaggaATAAGATGCATTTGTATTTACCACTATCTTGGTTTAAAGCATTAATTATCTTGTATTCATTTTGAGGTTTTCAATGCACGTATGTTGCATACAAAATTGGCAGAAAGATAATGATTAATGATACAGAATAACTTACTTGTACTAATTTGAAACGTATCAAATcagacatatttttattattgtaggGTTATACATGTTGAAAGAGGaacggaagataccagaggggcagtcaaactcataaatcgaaaataaactgacaacgccatggctaaaactgaaaaggacaaacagacaaacaataacacacatgacacaacatagaaaactaaagaataagcaacacgaacccaaccaaaaactaggggtgatctcaggtgctccagaagggtaagcagatcctgctcaacatgtggcacccgttgtgttgcttaagttataacaaatccggtaaatattcttattcggtaggttacattcatgaaaggcaaggggattgtagttacgacgtaaggaacatatccgatatcatttgtgaaacggttattccataacggtcaaccaactcgtgatggcgtccgtaaaatttacgaagagatgatttcaacttcaccatttggaacttgtgatttaatagcttccttgtgagcaacaaccctctatcaagaaaatcatgataggaaatgcaagcacgggaatatcgtatcaattgggagatatatacactgTAATATATTGACTTTCTAATATCATTTAAACTCTTCTAAAATTTGTTCAAGTTTAAGCTTTAAAGCCTGTAAAACTAATTTATGTCAACttgtaaaaaaatttataaaattacaacaaatattttttacattgtaaACATATCAAATCGATATTCACGATTGTACTTCCCTTTCACTGTTTTATCTAAAATACTTGTACTTAAGTCATGGCTTTGTTAAACAAAACGTGAATATTCGATAATCACAGAACCAAATAAAAGTAATTAATATTGACATACTGCTTTTCTTTGTATGGTTCAGACTTCTAGAAACAAATAATTACTCCTGTTCATTTTACAATATCTGATGTTATTTGACATATAATATGATGTTAACGCTGATaacgattttttttcattattatttgaaatGCTTTTTTGTTCTTAATGTATCCACCAAATAGAACAAATACTTATCATACGAATAAAGCATTTGTTGGGTTAAAAATCTCAATCGCTCAATGCCTATGAACAAGTTGTGATTTAATTTCAATTATCAGAGACCTTTCCTCAGGAACCTTCAATTTCTCACAAAATTTTTACAATTTCCACAAACTCAAGACTGGACGCAAAACATCCTTATAGGAGTTGATGGTTAAAAGAGAGAGTATCAATGGTTGAAAATTTAGTTTCATCAATGATTTGCAACACTTACATATGTATTAGAATACAATTGATGCATGTATGAGGCCTACACTTTCGAAGCTACCGTTTTCGATCTGTTTGGATTTCATGAACTTTTCAATTTGTTTAGTCTAAATGATTAGATCAATGATAAACACATATTTACTTTAATTTCGGAGCTTCCTTTATTTAGTTATTCAAGTtgcttacggtgacctatagtttttaatttctgtgtcattttggtctcttgtggaaagttgtctcattggcaatcataccacatcttcttttttatacactaatatacaaatattttgttttcataatattGACCATGAACTATATATATCATGTTATCTAATGCCAAAAGAAAGTAAGCTTGAATTCAATAAGGCTGTTGATtagcaatattttatttttctataaattttgaAAGGATGTATTAATGATGTTAAAAGATATGTACAGT includes:
- the LOC139523311 gene encoding uncharacterized protein, with protein sequence MADDSFPLTVVIPIVLVIKIGCWVAVCYRCSKRSERTTIIQRTVIQGPVENGITGIENPGYLRQPPAYTDATGLNPRQASVPPSYEQMTKGQCFAEDCNQGASRY